The Flavobacteriales bacterium nucleotide sequence CGGATAGTATCGGCTCGAAACCGATATTTCCACATTACTGGTTATGGCAGTGTAGCTGGTCATGTTTACTCTACGTCAAAGTTATATTCGGTTTTAATCTGATTGGCCGTTTTTTGCACCAACTTCATGGCCATTTTTATGCGTTCATTAGGCCGGTTTGTGGTGCTGTTGCGGGGCTGAATAACAATGCTGTCGGCCACTTCCACATTTTTCAAAACTCTGCCAAAAACAGTGTATGCACCATTTAGATGTTTGGTGCCGTTCTCATCCACCACAATATAAAACTGGCTTCCACTCGAATTGCGTTGGGGGTTGGTGGCATCACCCAATCGGGCAGCGGCCACAGCTCCTTTTATATGTTTGTATTTGCTGCTGTCTATTTCGGCTGGAATAACATAGCCCGGGCCTCCGGTGCCATCATTGGTTCTGTCATCGTCTTTGCTCAAAGGGTCTCCGCCCTGAATCATAAACATTGGAATAATTCGATGAAATTCGGTGCTGTCGTAGAATCCTTCTTTAACCAATTTATGAAAATTGGCTCTATGCAGCGGGGTGCCTTTATACATATATAGGTGCATAACTCCATAATTGGTTGATAATTCCACAATGGTGTCAACGGGGCTGTTATCTACCGGAATATCAATCTTTGGAGGATCTTCCTTACATCCAAAAATAAAAACCGAACCAATAATCAAAGCCAAAAACTTATTCATAACAAAAAATTAAGCAGTCGAAAATACACTATTTTTTGTAACCAATACGGTTTATAAAATTTTGCACGATTCCAAATTGTCGATTCCCCAATTTTCAAGTTCTTTCTCTGTCCATAAATCAGGGAAGAAAATTCGTTTTTGATATTTGGGCAACATATATTTTCGCCAATCGCTGCCTCCGGTGGCTTCCTCTTGATTGCCAGAAGCATCAACCAAATATTTTTCGGCAGCATGGTAGTGTGCCATTACCCAACGAATATTCATGGTATGGTCGTAATGTCGCATGGCGTTTACCAATTTCACATCTTCTCTGGTTTCTGTAGGCAATGATTTGAATTTTGTCCAAAAATTTCGGGTGTTGTAATACTCCATAAATCGCAAAAACTCCTCTTTGTATTTGGCCTCAAAGTTTTTAAGAAGTGTGCTTTTACTGCCCGTTTTGTGGTCTTTTCCGGCTGCCTGCCAGTATAAATTTTCAAAAGCAAATTCATACGGTGTGTCTCTATCAATGGTAGCCCGGCATCGGTTGTCAATCAAATTAATCAATTCGGTACTGGCAAATTCAATCATACGATATTGAGCACTCTGAAACCCACTGGCGGGGGTAAGGGTATGTCGAAATTTTTGATATTGTTTTAACTGCATACCATCGCCCATTACCGTAAAACTGGATGATAAAACATCAACATAACGGCTTATTCTGTATAATTTTTCGCTAAAAAAATCAACCGTTAGGTTTTCGTTTTCGGCCACTTGTTTTATTTCCCATAACATCATTTTAAACAGCAATTCGTTTACCTGATGATACATGATAAACACCATCTCGTCGGGAAAAACAGTGCGTTGATTTTGCAAACCCAAAAGAGCGTCTGTATTTATATAATCCCAGTAGGTAATATAATTGGAGTGCAACAAACCTTCCAGATGCGTATTCAAATCCTGTCCGGTGCTGGAAAATTTATGTTCAAGTTGTTCTAAAATAGATTTTGTTTCTGAATTCATAATGCACAAAACAATGCTTTTTTTTAGAGGTTTTTAGTGTTTTTGAGCAAAATCATACATTTTAATTTCAACCTTGTTTTAAGTACTTGTTGTTTTTTTCTGTTGATTTGAAAAAAATATTTTTGTGGCGTGTTAAGTTATTCCAATTACCCCGTTTTTTATAAAGATTTTGCTGAATGGATTTCTAAAAATCTAGATAAAAAATACAGTTTTTTTACCTTCGAATATTGCGAATATTTGATGGATGCCGCATGGGAAATCGGCAAAGATGAAAAGCTAACCAACCATGATTGGGAAATTGTAAACACAGCCATTTTGCTGCTTTACAGCGGCAAAGCCACATCTTACAAAGATTTTTTAGAAAATAGTGTATCCACTGCCAAGCAGGTTTTAAAACAGTATGCCTACCCCGCCGATGACATAAAACTTGTTGTAAAGTTGCTCAATTCGCTGGCTTATGAAGATGGCAAACCATCTATCTTACAAAAAATATTTTTGGATAGCTACCAATATTATTATGCCGATGATATGAAAGAAGAGCTGCTCGAAAATTTGTATCGCGACCAACGAAAATATGGTCAAGGATTATTGCGAAAAGAGTTTATTGCCATAAAAAACAATCAAATAAGAAACACGGTTTTTCTAACGGAATATGGTCAAAAATACCTTCAACCAAAGCTAGCCGAATTAGAAGATTTCTAAGAGCCTGTTTATGATTTCCGAATTGAAAGCTAATTTGGAATTATTTTATTCCAAACAAGGCAAAATTGACGAGAATAGCAGAGCTATTTAAGGAAATTTTAACGCAGTTTGGAATAAAATAAACCGAAATAGATTAATTTGTGAGATTATTAACAGGCTCTAAATATTCTCGCGAAAGTTTTACATAAGCCACAGCATTTTTACGGATGGCCTCTATTTGTTGCTCATTAAGTATTTTTACTACTTTGGCCGGACTGCCTATTACCAAAGAATAGGGCGGAATTTGTGTATTGCCCGTTACCAATGCTCCTGCCCCAATAATGGAAAAATCGCCCACCACAGCACCATTTAGAATGGTAGAGTGCATACCCACCAACACATTGTTGCCAATGGTGGCACCATGCACCAATGCCAAATGACCAATGATACAATCATTGCCAATGGTAGTGGCAAAACCCGGGTCAACATGCACCACGGCATTGTCTTGCACATTGCTTCTATCTCCAATGCGTATGGCATCCGAATCGCCGCGAAGCACCGCCCCAAACCAAATAGAGCTTTCCTGGCCAATATGCACATCGCCAATAATAACGGCTGTTTCGGCCACAAAAGCAGTGCTGCTAATTTCCGGATTTTTACCTCGAAATGATTTAATCACGCTAAAGACTCTCCGTGTAATTCTTAAAATTGTTTAAAATAGACTGCCAGCCTTGTCGCTGCATTTCTACCGGATGCTCGGTTTCAGCTTCAAACGTAGTGGTAACAGTGGTTTGCAAACCATTTTCTTCAAAAATGGTGGTGGATTGTCGGCCACCAAAGGTGTAGGTAAAACTTTTTTGAGGAGTTATTTCATCGTAAACCGCCTCAAACTCAAAACCAAAGCTACCATCCTTGGCTTCCATTCGGGCAATATAGGTGCCACCCACAACCATATCGTTTTTCGCCCACGGACACTGCCAGCTTGGGTCTGCAAAATTCCATTGCGTAATGTGTTCCGGCATAGTATAGGCATCCCAAACCTTTTGCAAATCAGCATCAACCGTAGTTTTTACCGTAATTTTTGTTACACTCATTTGTGAAATTTAATGGCGGCAATTTCGGGGATTTTTTTAACGAAAACTTCATGGTCCAGCCAAAAAAATCAACACGTTTAAAGATATTTTTCAAAAATGATTAATATTGACCTATAAAGCAATTGTATTATGAGACAGATTTTCACACTAATTATAGTTGGTATTGCATACTTCAGCTCTTTATCTCAGGATTTAGATGTAAATAACAACCTTATTGAACTCGGCAAAATTTACAAGAACTTCATGTTCCGTGCCAACCCAACGAGTGAAACAGAGAAAAAATTGGAGTCTCTTAAAAGCGTTGATCTAAGAACCACAGTGGAATTTTTAAGCCAAACCATTAAACAACAAAACAATCTTACCGATGAGAAATACTTGAAGCTGCCTGATACCATTTCCTTGAAATATATTTTTATAGTCGAGATGGTTTCCCAAAACTTAATAGAGGAAAATCCAAAAGACAATAAGAAACTTATAGCCGACACTATTAATTCAAAAATTAGCTATTTGAAACTTATTGATAATTACTATACTATGCTCTTCAATGGCATTGGTAACAAGAATCAACCATTTGATTTATCTGGTGTAAACTTCGAACTAGACAAGTACAATTTATCAAATGATACTGAAAAAGGTATCTTTTTTCTTAAGGCTATGAACTTGTGTGGAACAGTAATTTGGGGGTATATGAACATTCCGAATCCTCCAAATTATAAAGCAGCACTTGATATGATTAACAAATATCCTAAATTTAATGGCTTGCCATATTATCAATTTACCGATTTAAATTTTGAAGATTTCAATATCGAAATACTCAAAAACAAAGGTGAAATGAGCTACAAAGAATATTATCTCGACAAATACCTCTCAACCCTAGTTTATCATCTAATCTGTCTTGATCAGAAAAAAAAGTACAAACAACAAAAAATGGATTTAATGCTAAGTTCAATCTTAAAAGAGGAACTGTACTACAAATACTCGAAAAATTTCAAGCAACAACTGGAGGCATTATTCAAGAGTGTTAAATGACCTTTCTACATTAATGAATTACTAATATTATTATTCGACATTTACAAGAAAGAACTGGCTTATTGCTTTTCCTCAGAAAAAATTGACACAAAATCCCCCATCACTCCGGCAATGCCCCCTCTATGCCAAGCATTTTGGTAATTTTTATAGAAAAATGATAGATTTGGAATTTCATAAATGTCTTATGAAAAATTTGTATTTTCTTCTTTCTCTATTTTTGACTTTTGGTTGTGGTAATGATGATTTGTCAAAAGAAACGATTGTTGTCCAAACTATTTACAAAAATTCCGATAGCACAATAACATTCGACACCACTATAGGAAAACCATACGAATGGCCTGTCAAATCAGACAATCAATACAACAAAATGATTTATTTGGGAGAATATTGTTCTTTCTGTGATAATTATACGATTGACGTTTATTGGGGCAGCGGTAAATCAAATTGGATACGACTCCCGTTTGTTGACAATCTGAACAATGTTGCCATTAATTATCAATGGACATCAGACAATTTATTCGTATTTGCCTACGGTGATTCTACAAAACTATCCTCGAAAGAATATTGGGATAACCTGAGGAAAACTGATCTTCGAATAAGAATAAATTACAAATAACTTTAGAAACGGGTTTTAGAACCCACGCCTCACTCAGGCAAAGCTCCCTCTATGCCAAGCATTTCGGTAATTTTTGCACGTACTTCCAGAATTTTCACGATACGATGTTGGGCTATCATTAGGTCTTCTTCGGTTTCGGCATCTTTGAGCATTTCCATGGCCTTTTTATACACTTTGGCTATTTTGTAGAGTTTTAGATAGTTCAGGTTTTCAAGCACTACCTCTTTGTAATTCTCCGAATCTGGCTTTACATAAATTTCGTGCATCTCCCACCACGCCGGACTTAAATTGTATTTTAACGAGAGCACATTGGCCGCAATTTTTCCGAGACTTTTATGTTTGGTAAAAAACTCCTCGGTTAGCGATTCGTTAAAATCGTAATATTCTTTTGCCTGCTCCACACTTTCGGCAAACTCAGGGTTTTCAAAACGATATTGGTCGTTTTCCAACTCGCTAAAAACAAATCCGGCCACATCAATCTCTTCATTAAAAGGCTCTCTACCATACAAAATCAAGGATTCTATTAGAGCCTGCTCTTTGGTTTTGGTCTCACTTAGTTCTACCGCCACGATAGGAACGGCTTCCAACAATCGACGTTGCTCGGTGCGTTTTTGCTGCTGTTCAAACTCTCGGGTGGCGGTGCTCCGCATTCGCTTTGCCTCTGCAAACATTAGCTCCTCGTCAAACTGCATGAGGTTGGCACATTGTTTTATATAGGCGGTACGTTTTATGGGATCCGGGATTTTAACAATGCTTTCCAGCACATCTCTGGCCGTTTCGCTCAGCCCCACCGGGTCACGCCCACGCTCGTTGAGCAAGATTTCGGTTTTAAACAGCACAAAATCTTTCTTTTCTTTTTCGATGTATTCCTGCAATCCGGCACCACCCAATTTTCGGCAATACGAATCGGGGTCTTCACCCTCCGGGAAAACAACCACTTTTACGTTTAAATCGCCTTCCAACAACAAATCTATTCCACGAATGGCCGCTTTTATTCCGGCTTTGTCGCCGTCATATAGCATGGTAACGTGGTCTGAAAATCGTTTTACAATTTTCACCTGTTCAGTTGTCAGCGATGTGCCACTGGTTGCCACCACATTTTCAATTCCACTTTGGTAGAGCATCAAAACATCGAGGTAACCTTCTACCAAATAAACATTTTCGTGAGTGCGAATGGCTTTTTTGGCATGGCTCAAACCGTAAAGCACCGACGATTTGTGATATACTTCGTTTTCTGGAGAGTTGATGTATTTCGGACTTTTATCGTCCTTTTTTAGTTGACGACCTCCAAAACCCACTACCTTGCCACTGAGGTTAAAAATAGGGAACATCACCCGCTCGCGATAAATATCGTAATAGGAGATTTCTTTTTCTGCTGCTTCTCCCTCACGATTTCGGGCTTTTATCAACCCCGCTTTAACCAATATTTCGGTGTCATAACCCGATTTTATGGCCTCGTTATAAAAATCTTCCCAGTTGTTTTTTGAATAGCCAAGCCCAAATTCTTCGATGGTTTTTTCGGTTAAACCCCGTTCTTTAAAATAAGAAAGACCAATGTTGCGGCCTTCCGAATCATTTTTTAAGGTATTGTGAAAATAGTTTTTGGCAAATTCGAGGGCAATATACAAGGCTTCCTTTATCTGCATTTGCTCCGAAACCTCTTCTCTATTACCAAAATCTTCGTCAATTTCGATGTGGTATCGGTTAGCCAAAAAACGCAGTGCTTCTGGATAAGCCATTTTTTCGACATCCATAACAAAATCTACGACATTGCCGCCTTTGCCGCAGCCGAAACATTTATAGATACCCAATGCAGGGCTAACTTTGAATGAAGGTGATTTTTCATTATGAAACGGACACAACCCACCGAAACCGCTGCCTGAGCGTTTCAGTTTTACATAATCGCCCACCACATCCTCAATGTTGGCGGCTGAAAATATCTGATCGATGGTGTGCTGACGAATCACAGCGGCAAAGTAAGAAAAGATTTTTTGATTGGATAAAAAACTCTGCTTTTGGTTGGATTCTATTTTGATGGGTGCTTGAGAAACGTATTAATATTCGACCCCTTCGGGGTCGCACGGTTTGGAACATTCTGTTTTCTATAAATGTTTCATCCCTTCGGGATGTGGACGTGACGAATATTTATCATTTCTTTTTTGTCTTTTTATTGCACCCCACCAGGGTGGAATATTTGTAAAAACGCATTATATCCGATGCTGAGCGACCCCGCAGGGGTCGTATATTTATAGAGAATCGGGCATTTTGTACGACCCCTTCGGGGTCGCACTATGTGCGGTATTTGGTTTTATAAATATTTCATCCCTTCGGCATGAAGACCCTGAGACACTTTTTTGACCAATATCAATTTATTGCCAAACAAAACTCAAGCTTTGGGCATTATATTACTTTATTTTTGCCGCGATTTTTAGCAAAATGATTGAAACCGATATTATAATAATAGGTGCCGGCCCCGTAGGACTGTTTACTGTTTTCGAGGCGGGACTCATAAAACTAAGATGCCACCTTATCGACTCTTTGCCAACGGCTGGCGGGCAATTGGCGGAGATTTATCCCAAGAAACCTATTTATGACATTCCCGGATTTCCATCTGTTTTGGCTGGAGATTTGGTAAAAAACTTAATAGAACAAGGGTCTCCATTTTCGCCCGGTTTTACATTGGGTGAGCGTGCCGAAGAATTTGAAAAAACGGATGACGGACAATTTATTGTTACCACCAATAAAGGCACAAAACACAAAGCCCCTATTATTGCCATTGCCGCTGGATTGGGCTGTTTTGAACCCCGGAAACCCGAAATAGAAAACCTTGAAAAATATGAAGATTGTGGTATCGACTACATCATCAGAGACCCTGAAAAATATAGGAACAAGCGGGTGGTGATTGCCGGTGGAGGAGACTCTGCCCTTGACTGGACAAACTTTTTGGCCGACGTGGCCAGTGAGGTAACTTTGATACATAGAAGAACCCAATTTAGAGGAGCGTTGGATAGTGTAGAGAAGGTGGAAACATTATCAAAATCAGGCAAAATCAATTTAATAACCAACAGCGAAGTTTCTGAGCTATTCGGCAATGAACATTTAACGGGAGTTAAGGTTAGCAACCGCGAAACCAATGAAGATAGCGTGGTTGATACGGATTATTTTATTCCATTGTTTGGCTTGTCGCCCAAACTTGGCCCATTAAAAGAATGGGGACTCGACCTAAACAAAGAATCGATAAAAGTTAATACCTTAGACTACAGCACCAATGTGCCGGGCATTTATGCCATTGGCGACATCAATGATTATGAAGGCAAGCTACGACTAATTTTATGCGGATTTCATGAAGCCACCCTCATGGTGCAGTCGGCTTACAAGCGAATTTACCCTGACAAAAATCTGGTTTTAAAATATACCACCGTAAGCGGTGTTCCCGGAAAAAACTAAATAGCAAATGGCAAAAGACAGTATTACCATAAAAGTCACTGATTTAAAGGGCGAAACGTATGAAATATTGGCTCCCACCGACATGGGCTTGAACCTAATGGAAGCCATGAAAGCCAACGAAATGCCGGTAAAAGCCACCTGCGGAGGTATGGCTATGTGTGCCACCTGCAATGTAATAATTAAAAGTGACCATGTATTGCCCGAAATGAGCGAAGACGAAGAAGCCATGCTCGATGAAGCCTTTGTGCTTGACATACCCAACAGCCGCCTGAGTTGCCAAATTCATATTTCTGAAGAAATTGATGGACTGGAAGTGCAGTTGGGTGCTTTGACAAATCCAGAGGAGTAGAGGTTTTTCAAAAAAAAAGAGGGCTATCCATTACGGATAGCCCCCTAGAAATAAAAAACTTAGAACTTTATTGCTTCATGAATTTGGCTACTTGTTTTGTATCATCAGAACCTGAAAGTTCTAATATATATGCACCATCTTTTAAAGTCGAAACGTCAATGCGGATAATATCAGACTGAGAAGAAATGGTTTTGGTTAAAACTGTTCTTCCCAATAAATCAACCACTCGAATCATTACCTCAGATTCTGAATCTAAGTAATAATCAATTGTCAACTCATTATCAACTGGATTTGGATACAACACCATTTTGTTTCTGTCCAAAAGTTTGATGTTTTGAGCCGGCATTGGTTGATATTGTTTCATTGTCACAAAGATGTATTCATTGCCTTTGGCCACAGATTGAATTATTTCGCGAGCTTCATAAAACACTGCTCTTTCGCAATTTGAAGAAACAATATTTTCCAAATCCCGAACCAGATTTGATGTGTTGCCATCAATCAAATAACCCAATTTGGCTCGTTCAAGAAGTATTCTGTGGCTGGTAACATAGCTATCTGTGGTAATTCCATCAATCAATGTTACACATTTTTGATAGTCACCGCTATGCACATAATACTGATAATCTAACCAAGTGGCGTTGTAAACAGCTTTACTTGATTTGATAAGATTATAGAATTCTTGCAACAAATTGTCTTTGTTTTGAACACACAAATTGAACCAACCAGTCACTTGGTCGTCAATCTGCATACCATTCAACATCTCAGAGGCATTTTCAGAAATTTCAAATTTTCCGTATGGTGTTCCACCAAATGGTTTTTCATTTCTAAAATACTCTGCATCGCAAGTTTCATCATATACTTCAGCAAGTTTATGAGAGTTTTCGGGCAATTGTGCTCCACACGAAGCGGTAGAATAAAACTCATTTCCACCCAAAGATATTGGTCCGTCAACGGAAATTACACCATAATTTCCATCCACCCCTACCGGGCAGGCACCCATTACGCGAACATCAACAGAACCGGCAGATGTGTGGTTACTTGCAAATGTATTTCTTCCGCCGTCTTGTGCTCCGCCACTTTGACCAATGTCGCCAGTCATGTATCTTATGTCTATTCCAAATTCGGTATAGTTATACATAAAATTGTTGCTGATTCTTGGCAAAATAAAGCAGTAGTCTCCGAGACCATCAAAAAGCATAGCCGTTGAGGCTTCAAAAATACAGTTGCCACTAATATTCACTTCGGGCGATGATTTATCTTGGGTGACATAGTAAATACCAATGCGAGTGGTCTTGTTATCGTCTTCCAAATTAAGTGTATTACACATAACATCAGAATACAGCACATTGTCCAGATAAATTCCGACATATCCCACATCTTCAAGTGTATTTTCTTTAATCAAAATATCACTACAACGCACGGCCTGCACTGCACTTTCAAATCCTTTTATTTGATTGTTGTTGACAGTTGTTTGTGAGGCATTCTCCAAATAAATTGCCGAATGTGTGTTCCATGGAATATCCTCTCTCTCTTTCGTAAATGAATAAATCAATGTGTTGTTGCTTACATTTACGGATGAAGACGAATTCACATTTATTTGATGTTGGCTTTTTAGAACGCCATAATAATTGAATGAATTTACCTCAAGCCTATTGGCTTCAATATGCACATTTGACGACCTATTTACCTCAACGCTTCTGTATAAATCTGTAAAATTATTTGAAGAAAACTCGCCATAGCTACATTCGTTGAGCTGCACACCATAAAACAATTTTGTGGTGTCTGTACCTTCCACTTCTTGTGCATTGATAAAATCATTTTGCGAAACGTTACCATAAAGCACAGAATTATGAGCCAAAACTCCATAATGATCTGAATGATAAGGCAGGATAGAAACTGCATCGATAGCTATTTTACACTCTACATGATAGTTAATGGCATTTCTATCAACATAGAATGTATTTCCTGTTATACCATCAAAGTTGCGGCTTTCGCTAAATTGGATAGAAATTCTGCAATTCTCAAATAGATTGTTGACCGTTTTGATTTTTGCTTCCGGAACTCGGATATAGTTCATTGCAATTTGAGCATTTTTGAATGTACACTCATTTAGCACTCCATTGGCAGAACCTATATAGGTAAATCCAAGCCAGGTTTTGTTCATATCGCAGGGTCTGAACACAGAGTTATTTGCCCTCATAATAGCACCTTCTTCAAATACAATTCCGGCACACTCTCCGAAAATAACATCCACATTTGTCAAATCAAGGATAGCACCTTTAACAGTTATAATTACATTATTTGGGATATAAACTTTATCGTGCCATATTTCGTCAGATGTAATTGTTCTGTCAACAGGCTCTACCTGCACAAATGAGCCACCTCCAATTACATTTCCGCCTCCTATTATATTTCCACCACCAAAAACGGTAGTAAAATCAACAAATGTTGGTTTATCAGGATTTACCGGAATAAGTGGTCTATCCCCTCCTTTTATTCCGTCAAAAAGGCAAGGTTCTACCGGAACGCAAGAGAAAACAATATCGTTTCCTAAGCCCGGATTAGAGTGATAATCAATTTCTATATGCGTTCCACCATTGATTAGAAAATGGGCCGTAACCTTAAAATCGAATCCGGCATTTGTGTTCGGAAAATCGCCGCTATCCAATGTAAAACAGAATGTATGATTGGTGGTATTTATGGTTGGGACAACATTTACGGGTGTATATGTTCCGTTTTGAAAAACTTCAAGTGTTATATAATCCAGCGTACCAGAAACACATTTTATTACCGGAAGTTCATAGGTTCCGCATAGTTGAAATTGCCCACCTACATCCCAGCAAGAATCTGTAGGGTTCAAATCAATGCTCCCTTGGTCATTGCAAGGGTCTGCTTGACAAGGTTCGCAAATATCGTCCACGTACGCGTATCCCCAGTGTGCTCCGGCTCCGCAATCTGTAGCCCAAATTTCTAAGGTGTAACTCTCTCCTGCTTTTCCGCCAATTTCGAGCTCATCGCATGTCCAATCTGCCCAAACAGTCAACGTATTATAACAATGGTTGATAACCTGACTGCTAAAAAATGGATCGGTAGCATCGGCAAAATGACATACCCTGTCGAGTTCGTTTCCGCTGGCATCCAACACACGAGCTACAAAAACGGGTTGTCTTGTGCCATGTCCTGATGGATTTTGCATTACCAAGGCATACGAAAATGTAATCTCATTTCTATCAGCCGTTAAATTAAACGTACGCGTTAACTTGTTTACACCAAATTGTGCTGTACACGGATTATCACTGTTTATCCGTGCGGCATGTTGACCACTATGCACCATCGGAATACCCACAATTGGGTCATTTCCTACATTGGTAATGGTAAACAGATTTGGATTTGGAGCAGCCGGAATCATTGTAGTCGGCAAAAAAGAACACTCTCCTCCATGATAACCGTTTGAGCCGCCGGGTCCACCGGCATCCCACAAGTTAAAATTATTAAATGTTCCGCTTTCAAAATCACCATTGGAGCAGTCGCTCGATTCGGATGCTCGATACGCTTTCATAGCCTCCGGATTGCTAATGAAATACTGAATTCTCCAATAACCTCGTTTAAATTGATCTACTTTTTGGTTAATTTCTGTTGATGTGTAGGTGGTTGGGTGGTCAACGTCTGAAACCAGTGATTTCTTAAAATCGCTGATGGCAGAAGAAGGTGTTTTTGAAAGATTTTGGGTAATGTAAGCCTCAATCTTCTTTTCTTCGTTGTTTACCGCTGTGGTTCTACTACCATAGTCGGTTGTGCTTTGAGCATTGGCCAAACCAAAGCCACAAAAACTAACGAAAATTACCAAGAGTAATCTTTTTAAGTGCATAATCGATAAATAAATATTTAAGTAGGCCTACTCTATTTGTTGAAGATA carries:
- a CDS encoding gamma carbonic anhydrase family protein, which produces MIKSFRGKNPEISSTAFVAETAVIIGDVHIGQESSIWFGAVLRGDSDAIRIGDRSNVQDNAVVHVDPGFATTIGNDCIIGHLALVHGATIGNNVLVGMHSTILNGAVVGDFSIIGAGALVTGNTQIPPYSLVIGSPAKVVKILNEQQIEAIRKNAVAYVKLSREYLEPVNNLTN
- a CDS encoding 2Fe-2S iron-sulfur cluster binding domain-containing protein yields the protein MAKDSITIKVTDLKGETYEILAPTDMGLNLMEAMKANEMPVKATCGGMAMCATCNVIIKSDHVLPEMSEDEEAMLDEAFVLDIPNSRLSCQIHISEEIDGLEVQLGALTNPEE
- a CDS encoding tryptophan 2,3-dioxygenase, whose protein sequence is MNSETKSILEQLEHKFSSTGQDLNTHLEGLLHSNYITYWDYINTDALLGLQNQRTVFPDEMVFIMYHQVNELLFKMMLWEIKQVAENENLTVDFFSEKLYRISRYVDVLSSSFTVMGDGMQLKQYQKFRHTLTPASGFQSAQYRMIEFASTELINLIDNRCRATIDRDTPYEFAFENLYWQAAGKDHKTGSKSTLLKNFEAKYKEEFLRFMEYYNTRNFWTKFKSLPTETREDVKLVNAMRHYDHTMNIRWVMAHYHAAEKYLVDASGNQEEATGGSDWRKYMLPKYQKRIFFPDLWTEKELENWGIDNLESCKIL
- a CDS encoding NAD(P)/FAD-dependent oxidoreductase, whose protein sequence is MIETDIIIIGAGPVGLFTVFEAGLIKLRCHLIDSLPTAGGQLAEIYPKKPIYDIPGFPSVLAGDLVKNLIEQGSPFSPGFTLGERAEEFEKTDDGQFIVTTNKGTKHKAPIIAIAAGLGCFEPRKPEIENLEKYEDCGIDYIIRDPEKYRNKRVVIAGGGDSALDWTNFLADVASEVTLIHRRTQFRGALDSVEKVETLSKSGKINLITNSEVSELFGNEHLTGVKVSNRETNEDSVVDTDYFIPLFGLSPKLGPLKEWGLDLNKESIKVNTLDYSTNVPGIYAIGDINDYEGKLRLILCGFHEATLMVQSAYKRIYPDKNLVLKYTTVSGVPGKN
- a CDS encoding SRPBCC domain-containing protein is translated as MSVTKITVKTTVDADLQKVWDAYTMPEHITQWNFADPSWQCPWAKNDMVVGGTYIARMEAKDGSFGFEFEAVYDEITPQKSFTYTFGGRQSTTIFEENGLQTTVTTTFEAETEHPVEMQRQGWQSILNNFKNYTESL
- a CDS encoding peptidylprolyl isomerase, whose translation is MNKFLALIIGSVFIFGCKEDPPKIDIPVDNSPVDTIVELSTNYGVMHLYMYKGTPLHRANFHKLVKEGFYDSTEFHRIIPMFMIQGGDPLSKDDDRTNDGTGGPGYVIPAEIDSSKYKHIKGAVAAARLGDATNPQRNSSGSQFYIVVDENGTKHLNGAYTVFGRVLKNVEVADSIVIQPRNSTTNRPNERIKMAMKLVQKTANQIKTEYNFDVE
- a CDS encoding DNA primase; amino-acid sequence: MIRQHTIDQIFSAANIEDVVGDYVKLKRSGSGFGGLCPFHNEKSPSFKVSPALGIYKCFGCGKGGNVVDFVMDVEKMAYPEALRFLANRYHIEIDEDFGNREEVSEQMQIKEALYIALEFAKNYFHNTLKNDSEGRNIGLSYFKERGLTEKTIEEFGLGYSKNNWEDFYNEAIKSGYDTEILVKAGLIKARNREGEAAEKEISYYDIYRERVMFPIFNLSGKVVGFGGRQLKKDDKSPKYINSPENEVYHKSSVLYGLSHAKKAIRTHENVYLVEGYLDVLMLYQSGIENVVATSGTSLTTEQVKIVKRFSDHVTMLYDGDKAGIKAAIRGIDLLLEGDLNVKVVVFPEGEDPDSYCRKLGGAGLQEYIEKEKKDFVLFKTEILLNERGRDPVGLSETARDVLESIVKIPDPIKRTAYIKQCANLMQFDEELMFAEAKRMRSTATREFEQQQKRTEQRRLLEAVPIVAVELSETKTKEQALIESLILYGREPFNEEIDVAGFVFSELENDQYRFENPEFAESVEQAKEYYDFNESLTEEFFTKHKSLGKIAANVLSLKYNLSPAWWEMHEIYVKPDSENYKEVVLENLNYLKLYKIAKVYKKAMEMLKDAETEEDLMIAQHRIVKILEVRAKITEMLGIEGALPE